In a genomic window of Candidatus Cloacimonadota bacterium:
- the rplU gene encoding 50S ribosomal protein L21 — protein MYAIVDIKGFQFRAEANAILRVPLLNTAEPGQSLEFDRVLLVRNEDEIMVGQPVVEGAAVLAEVIDHGKGKKKVIYHAKRRKGYRVKKGYREKYTEIKVTGIRI, from the coding sequence ATGTACGCCATCGTTGATATCAAAGGATTTCAGTTCAGGGCTGAAGCCAACGCCATCCTGCGCGTTCCCCTGCTGAATACGGCGGAGCCGGGCCAAAGCCTGGAATTTGACCGGGTGTTGCTTGTCCGCAATGAGGACGAGATCATGGTCGGCCAGCCCGTAGTAGAAGGCGCAGCAGTACTTGCCGAAGTTATCGACCACGGTAAAGGCAAAAAGAAGGTGATCTACCATGCCAAGCGCAGGAAAGGTTACCGGGTTAAAAAAGGTTACCGTGAGAAATACACCGAAATTAAAGTCACCGGGATCCGGATCTGA
- a CDS encoding T9SS type A sorting domain-containing protein — MSKSFVLALACLGLAVVSLGADAAGPDVPEALPEALSRAAKPMPAPEKAAPEQKTTPAWNFSKMPTALMNSYYDYMIGSYNNLPLNLIPSSAGGGYFLTWQGRTAPASDRRTYYGYLDPAGNMINTNQIGPYSAGVQGWPAIAVDPVSGKPFYAWTQNKDADPEAEIVLTSDAFIAGIAGLFNYHQIVIDNPITITAPDGTVTTDNVFLSPSLAIGPSPVANKRRLYLLGRQSCNVYLAMADFNGDDIELGTPLSWQYNSVPELNAWAQDPEPRRTHLTLEADPAGNVILAGYHDSDSVENDIDIFVGGNFGQGDWTRHSFSSEMPSWNPGDYFTDDQGLPYADDELHWKLMNSGHLNAALDRVGRLHIVGLWGLANSDGGFYPFLQYVKEAVYRPVGGYLEIVDIWPQQNYADTYNACFTPWDMEHPFGVVDEFVYDPDSGEYYPLMFKDWPFPHWDQTAHDGAMMFHYNNIKVTRANPQGQMAVVWQDSKRAVDWCVYQAPGYEVWQHATDVYIAYSDYGGSWWHDPIVLNNVEIPELAGIKPMWVYPSDQMLFTGYSNGGKVGKLGLMFYDDFTWGANALNPPYHPNPDGGRVMFMELQIGYGWDADDPGQTPAPAILAQNWPNPFNPSTSISFELLKAGPARLDVYDLRGRLVTTLLDKELGTGTHSLDWEGTDANGAPVASGVYLYRLSAGGTSSSRKMALVK; from the coding sequence ATGAGCAAGAGCTTTGTTTTGGCGCTGGCCTGCCTGGGGCTGGCGGTTGTTAGCCTGGGGGCCGATGCGGCCGGACCAGACGTGCCGGAGGCCCTTCCCGAAGCACTTTCGCGCGCGGCCAAGCCGATGCCGGCGCCAGAAAAAGCCGCCCCGGAGCAGAAGACCACTCCTGCCTGGAACTTTAGCAAAATGCCCACCGCGCTCATGAACAGCTATTACGACTACATGATCGGCAGCTACAACAACCTGCCCCTGAACCTCATCCCCTCCAGCGCCGGCGGCGGCTATTTCCTCACCTGGCAGGGCAGAACCGCGCCCGCCAGCGACCGCAGGACCTATTATGGCTATCTGGACCCAGCGGGAAATATGATCAACACCAACCAGATCGGTCCTTATAGCGCCGGTGTGCAAGGCTGGCCCGCGATCGCGGTGGATCCCGTTTCAGGCAAGCCTTTTTACGCCTGGACCCAGAATAAGGACGCGGACCCGGAAGCCGAGATTGTGCTGACCTCCGATGCCTTCATAGCCGGCATTGCCGGATTGTTCAACTATCACCAGATCGTGATCGACAATCCCATCACCATCACCGCTCCGGACGGGACGGTGACCACGGACAACGTTTTCCTCTCGCCCAGCTTGGCCATCGGGCCCTCCCCGGTGGCGAACAAGCGCAGGCTCTATCTGCTGGGCCGGCAGAGCTGCAATGTCTATCTGGCCATGGCGGATTTTAACGGCGATGACATCGAACTCGGGACCCCCCTCAGCTGGCAGTACAACAGCGTTCCGGAGCTCAACGCCTGGGCGCAGGACCCCGAGCCGCGCAGGACCCACCTGACCCTGGAGGCGGACCCCGCCGGCAACGTCATCCTGGCCGGCTATCACGACAGCGACTCGGTTGAGAATGATATCGACATCTTCGTCGGCGGCAACTTCGGGCAGGGCGACTGGACGCGCCACAGCTTCAGCAGTGAAATGCCCAGCTGGAATCCCGGCGACTATTTCACCGACGACCAGGGCCTTCCCTACGCGGATGACGAACTGCACTGGAAACTGATGAACTCCGGCCATCTGAACGCCGCCCTGGACAGAGTCGGCAGGCTGCACATCGTGGGGCTTTGGGGCCTGGCCAATTCTGATGGTGGATTCTACCCGTTTCTCCAATACGTGAAGGAAGCTGTTTACCGCCCGGTTGGGGGCTATCTCGAGATCGTTGACATCTGGCCCCAACAGAACTATGCAGATACTTACAACGCCTGTTTCACTCCCTGGGATATGGAACATCCTTTCGGCGTGGTGGACGAATTCGTCTACGATCCGGATTCCGGAGAATACTACCCTCTCATGTTCAAGGATTGGCCCTTCCCCCACTGGGACCAGACCGCGCACGACGGCGCCATGATGTTCCACTACAACAACATCAAGGTCACCCGCGCCAACCCCCAGGGCCAGATGGCCGTGGTCTGGCAGGATTCCAAACGCGCCGTTGACTGGTGCGTGTACCAAGCTCCGGGTTATGAAGTTTGGCAACACGCCACGGACGTCTATATCGCCTATTCGGATTATGGCGGCAGCTGGTGGCACGACCCGATCGTGCTCAACAACGTGGAAATCCCCGAACTGGCAGGAATCAAGCCGATGTGGGTCTATCCCTCTGACCAGATGCTGTTCACGGGCTACAGCAACGGGGGTAAAGTGGGAAAACTGGGCTTGATGTTCTACGATGATTTCACCTGGGGCGCCAATGCTTTGAATCCGCCCTACCATCCCAACCCAGACGGTGGCCGGGTGATGTTCATGGAACTGCAGATCGGCTATGGCTGGGACGCGGACGATCCCGGCCAGACCCCCGCTCCGGCCATTCTGGCCCAGAATTGGCCCAATCCCTTCAATCCCAGCACCAGCATCAGTTTCGAGCTGCTCAAAGCCGGCCCGGCCCGGCTGGATGTTTATGACCTCAGAGGCAGATTGGTGACCACCCTGCTGGACAAGGAACTGGGAACCGGAACGCACAGCCTGGATTGGGAAGGCACGGACGCGAACGGCGCCCCGGTGGCCAGCGGAGTCTATCTCTATCGCCTCAGCGCGGGAGGAACCAGCAGCAGCCGCAAAATGGCGCTGGTCAAGTAG
- the rpmA gene encoding 50S ribosomal protein L27 yields MAHKKGVGSSRNGRDSNPKYRGVKKYGSEYVVAGNIIVRQKGTKFHPGANVGMGRDFTLFSLIEGHVKFETRGASNRKFVSVVPISAEA; encoded by the coding sequence ATGGCACATAAGAAAGGAGTCGGAAGCAGCCGCAACGGACGGGACAGCAATCCCAAATACCGCGGCGTGAAGAAGTACGGCAGCGAATACGTGGTGGCCGGAAACATCATCGTGCGCCAGAAAGGCACCAAGTTCCATCCCGGCGCCAACGTTGGCATGGGCAGGGATTTCACCCTGTTCAGCCTCATCGAAGGCCATGTGAAGTTTGAGACCCGCGGAGCCAGCAACCGCAAGTTTGTCTCCGTGGTCCCCATCAGCGCCGAAGCCTAA
- a CDS encoding 3-phosphoglycerate dehydrogenase — MPKVLIATEKPFAAEAVQKIKAELDAAGYPHVWLENYTDPQDLHTAATAAEALIIRSDKVDEAVFAAAPQLKIVVRAGAGYDNIDLAAATAHNVVAMNTPGQNSNAVAELALAMMIFMARGKFNGKSGSELAGKKLVLYGFGFVARYLAKMAKGVGMEVFAYDPYLSSEIMTKEGVTALHKVEDIFSTGDFISLHIPATAETKKSINWDLLSLMKDHCILVNTARKEVIDEDALLKAFEEKKKFRYVSDVEPECSAQLAELYADRSYWTPKKMGAQTGEANVNAGVAAAKQIIAFFEKGDKTYKVN, encoded by the coding sequence ATGCCCAAAGTACTGATCGCCACGGAAAAACCCTTCGCCGCCGAAGCCGTGCAAAAGATCAAGGCCGAGTTGGACGCCGCCGGTTATCCCCACGTTTGGCTGGAAAACTACACCGATCCCCAAGACCTCCACACTGCCGCGACTGCTGCCGAAGCCCTCATCATTCGCAGCGACAAGGTGGACGAAGCCGTTTTCGCGGCCGCCCCTCAGCTCAAGATCGTGGTGCGCGCCGGCGCCGGATACGACAATATCGACCTCGCCGCCGCCACCGCCCACAACGTTGTGGCCATGAACACCCCCGGCCAGAATTCCAACGCCGTGGCCGAACTGGCCCTGGCCATGATGATCTTTATGGCGCGGGGCAAATTTAACGGCAAAAGCGGAAGTGAACTGGCCGGTAAAAAGCTGGTGCTCTACGGTTTCGGCTTCGTCGCCCGCTACCTGGCCAAGATGGCCAAAGGCGTCGGCATGGAAGTTTTCGCCTACGATCCCTACCTCAGCTCCGAGATCATGACCAAGGAAGGCGTGACCGCCCTGCACAAGGTGGAGGACATCTTCAGCACCGGCGACTTCATCTCCCTGCACATTCCCGCCACCGCCGAGACCAAGAAATCCATCAACTGGGACCTGCTTTCCCTGATGAAGGACCACTGCATCCTGGTGAACACCGCGCGCAAAGAAGTGATCGACGAGGATGCCCTGCTGAAGGCCTTTGAAGAGAAAAAGAAATTCCGCTACGTGAGCGACGTCGAGCCCGAATGCTCCGCCCAGCTGGCCGAACTTTATGCCGACCGCAGTTACTGGACCCCCAAGAAAATGGGCGCCCAGACCGGAGAGGCCAACGTCAACGCCGGCGTGGCCGCCGCCAAACAGATCATCGCCTTCTTTGAAAAAGGTGACAAGACCTACAAGGTGAATTAA
- a CDS encoding TonB-dependent receptor yields the protein MRRFLLGLSLLCLACSARAEIKPATAPADTLGQRVYYLGTVRVVAGKPGDAIGAVQLLDPAQRSSAPLNLHEALQGQTGLTNTSGSRDESNLRLRGFRKNEVRVMVDGRPLNGGYFGNVDLHQMAVEDIGEIQIVKGPGSAVFGPGTLGGVVNIVTRDPDNSSWLTLEALAKRNNNNRFTLSSARGFQDFSYRLSLAREHNAGIVLPRDFIPTPFENGFVRNHSGKTQYDVQARLGFSPTDFRQTGFSAGLSYVPEKLIPSSIYALDVRRYLDWMHHWATLEYEEVLNEFFKLSSHLYYDGGQDRYQQFNDLAQQQLTTDSEMRYFTLGFNPRLQWDLGGQTLDLGLRAESMHSTRKDNGNYPDWTPHWLNIYNAFAMWKFRPHGLLGLSAGLGLSSHHSDQNHALSLQAEPSASLSFNWSAQSVSSLAWGRNSSFPTMRQLFSAENGNPDLRPQHAHKFELEHRQDLRLGKVLLNNRLGVFYNAVRDLIDRVGEQYQNVHQLSSWGAEYQLLFNPLPWWQSELGCAILFWRAEEPYRLTETPRDQASLHQQWSLPWELQLRQSSTYAGSRFSQDASEVYHTLDPYWLHDLALSREFRRFSVRLGLENILDTYYETEFGYPGPGINFFLKLGVKI from the coding sequence TTGCGCCGGTTTTTACTGGGGCTGTCGCTGCTCTGCCTGGCCTGTTCGGCCCGGGCGGAGATCAAGCCGGCAACAGCCCCCGCCGATACCCTCGGCCAGAGGGTCTATTACCTTGGCACGGTGAGGGTTGTGGCCGGAAAACCCGGAGACGCGATCGGGGCGGTGCAGCTGCTGGACCCCGCCCAACGTTCCTCGGCCCCGCTGAACCTCCATGAAGCACTGCAGGGGCAAACCGGGCTCACCAACACCAGTGGCTCGCGCGACGAAAGCAATCTGCGGCTGCGGGGCTTCCGCAAAAACGAAGTGCGCGTGATGGTGGATGGAAGGCCTCTGAACGGTGGTTATTTCGGCAACGTGGACCTGCACCAGATGGCCGTGGAGGACATTGGCGAGATCCAGATCGTGAAAGGGCCAGGCTCGGCTGTATTCGGGCCCGGCACCCTGGGCGGGGTGGTGAACATCGTAACCAGGGACCCCGACAACTCCAGCTGGCTGACGCTGGAAGCGCTGGCCAAACGCAACAACAACAACCGCTTCACCCTTTCCTCCGCCCGCGGTTTCCAGGATTTCAGCTATCGCCTCAGCCTGGCGCGGGAACACAACGCGGGAATCGTGCTGCCGCGGGATTTCATTCCCACCCCTTTCGAGAACGGTTTCGTGCGCAACCACAGCGGCAAAACCCAGTATGACGTTCAGGCCCGGCTGGGCTTCAGTCCCACCGATTTTCGCCAAACCGGCTTTTCCGCGGGCCTGAGCTATGTGCCCGAAAAGCTGATCCCCTCTTCGATCTACGCCCTGGATGTGCGGCGCTACCTGGATTGGATGCATCACTGGGCCACCCTGGAATATGAAGAGGTGCTGAACGAGTTTTTCAAACTCTCATCCCACCTGTATTATGACGGTGGGCAGGACAGGTATCAGCAGTTCAACGACCTGGCCCAGCAACAGCTGACAACGGACAGCGAGATGCGCTACTTTACGCTTGGGTTCAATCCCCGCCTGCAGTGGGACCTGGGGGGCCAGACACTGGACCTGGGGCTGAGGGCCGAATCCATGCACAGCACCAGAAAGGACAACGGCAATTATCCTGACTGGACCCCGCACTGGCTGAACATCTACAACGCCTTCGCAATGTGGAAATTCCGTCCCCATGGCCTGCTCGGATTATCAGCCGGGCTGGGCCTTTCCAGCCATCACAGCGACCAGAACCACGCGCTCAGCCTCCAGGCCGAGCCATCCGCGAGCCTGTCCTTCAACTGGTCCGCGCAGAGCGTGAGCTCCCTGGCCTGGGGCCGGAACAGCTCTTTTCCCACCATGCGCCAGCTCTTCTCCGCAGAAAACGGCAATCCGGATTTGCGTCCCCAACACGCGCATAAATTCGAGCTGGAACACAGGCAGGATCTGCGCTTGGGAAAGGTGTTGCTGAACAATCGGCTGGGCGTTTTTTACAACGCTGTGCGCGACCTCATCGACCGGGTGGGGGAACAATACCAGAACGTCCATCAGCTCAGTTCCTGGGGCGCGGAATACCAGTTGCTTTTCAATCCCCTGCCCTGGTGGCAAAGCGAACTGGGCTGCGCCATCCTCTTCTGGCGGGCGGAAGAGCCTTACCGGCTTACGGAAACTCCACGCGACCAGGCTTCCCTGCATCAGCAGTGGTCACTCCCCTGGGAGCTGCAGCTGCGCCAATCCAGCACCTACGCCGGCAGCCGCTTCAGCCAGGACGCCTCAGAAGTTTACCACACCCTGGATCCCTATTGGCTGCACGATCTGGCCTTGTCCCGGGAATTCAGGCGCTTCTCGGTGCGGCTGGGCCTGGAAAACATCCTCGACACCTACTATGAGACAGAATTCGGCTATCCGGGGCCGGGCATCAACTTCTTCCTGAAGCTGGGTGTGAAGATATAA
- a CDS encoding ATP-binding protein: protein MNYIERELERQIVSRLDSGKALFILGARQVGKTTLLKRLMELVGIPKSLYYDLEIPANLELFSGTHERVVNRLRFDRGAQSGKTYVFIDEIQYLSDFSRTVKILVDHYGDEFKLVMTGSSSLLIKHQFSESLAGRKEVMVLRSLSFAEFCRFKGEERIAGQLVSDLNEGNHPLLTLTARMEGLLEEYAIFGGFPEIVLLNGQKAKIELLNDIVTSYILKDIKHILRVEKLQELNRLIKTLALNIGKEINISELSRNIGLHRETVQKYLVTLEESFIVSTIRPFYSSLDKELRKMPKVYLQDTGIRNLLTNDFSPLDERRDRGELVENVFFQSLLRKQEPTTRIGYWKTKQGSEVDFVFTEGDKIFAYEVKYGSDRSNHFSTFLKAYPRARCITVRYKYKYKQGELPLWHQI, encoded by the coding sequence ATGAACTACATTGAACGTGAACTCGAACGACAGATTGTATCCAGGTTGGACAGCGGGAAAGCCCTGTTTATCCTGGGCGCCAGACAGGTCGGGAAAACAACACTACTGAAGAGGCTTATGGAACTTGTGGGAATCCCCAAATCGCTCTATTATGATTTGGAGATCCCCGCGAATCTGGAATTGTTTTCCGGAACTCATGAGAGAGTTGTGAACCGGTTGAGATTCGACCGCGGAGCACAAAGCGGTAAAACCTACGTGTTCATTGACGAGATCCAGTATCTGAGTGATTTTTCCAGGACGGTCAAGATCCTGGTGGATCACTACGGAGATGAGTTCAAGCTGGTGATGACCGGCTCTTCCTCTCTGCTCATCAAACACCAGTTCTCAGAATCCCTGGCCGGCCGCAAAGAGGTTATGGTATTGCGTTCACTAAGTTTTGCCGAATTCTGCCGTTTCAAGGGCGAAGAGAGGATCGCGGGCCAACTGGTCTCGGATTTAAACGAGGGAAACCATCCTTTGTTAACCCTGACTGCCAGGATGGAGGGGTTGCTGGAAGAATACGCCATTTTCGGAGGTTTTCCCGAAATTGTGCTCCTGAATGGACAGAAGGCCAAGATAGAGCTTCTCAATGACATAGTGACCTCCTATATTCTCAAAGACATAAAGCATATCTTGCGCGTCGAAAAACTGCAGGAACTGAATCGTCTGATCAAGACCCTGGCCCTCAACATCGGCAAAGAGATCAACATCAGCGAACTGAGCAGAAACATTGGCCTGCACCGGGAAACTGTTCAGAAATATCTGGTTACTCTGGAGGAGTCATTCATCGTTAGCACCATCCGGCCGTTTTATTCCAGCCTGGATAAAGAACTGCGCAAAATGCCCAAGGTCTATCTGCAGGACACCGGTATCAGAAATCTGCTAACGAATGATTTCAGTCCTCTAGACGAGCGCCGTGACAGGGGCGAATTGGTGGAGAACGTGTTTTTCCAAAGTCTGCTGCGCAAACAGGAACCCACCACCCGCATCGGTTACTGGAAGACCAAACAGGGTTCCGAAGTGGATTTCGTGTTCACCGAGGGTGACAAGATCTTTGCCTATGAGGTCAAGTACGGATCAGACAGGTCAAATCATTTCTCCACTTTTCTCAAAGCCTACCCCCGGGCAAGATGTATCACTGTGCGGTATAAATATAAATATAAACAGGGCGAGCTGCCTTTGTGGCATCAGATTTAG